One genomic region from Candidatus Nitrosopumilus koreensis AR1 encodes:
- the tmk gene encoding dTMP kinase has product MIIVIEGGDQAGKLTQSTMLEKALKKRKIKTKLFHFPDYTTPVGKEIRKYLDGKRKFPPQVIHCLLAANRWEKLDQILDAQEKNSVLIMNRYYHSNLIYGLANGMKQKWLENLDAGLPKADLVILLDVTQKESFNRQKTNRDKFEKNKEFLRKISKIYKNTAKKKHWKIIDASKPKQEVHEEIMKTFSKKIGL; this is encoded by the coding sequence ATGATAATTGTAATTGAAGGCGGAGATCAAGCAGGAAAATTAACACAATCAACTATGTTAGAAAAAGCACTCAAAAAAAGGAAAATCAAAACTAAACTATTTCATTTTCCAGACTATACCACTCCTGTTGGAAAAGAAATTAGAAAATATCTTGATGGAAAAAGAAAATTTCCACCACAAGTAATTCATTGTCTTTTAGCTGCAAATAGGTGGGAAAAATTAGACCAAATATTAGATGCACAAGAAAAAAATTCTGTTCTTATAATGAATAGATATTATCATTCAAACCTCATCTATGGTTTGGCCAATGGTATGAAACAAAAATGGTTAGAAAATCTAGATGCAGGGTTGCCAAAAGCAGATCTGGTGATCTTGCTTGATGTAACTCAAAAAGAATCTTTTAACCGACAAAAAACCAACCGAGATAAATTTGAAAAAAATAAAGAATTTTTGAGAAAAATTTCTAAAATCTATAAAAATACTGCAAAGAAAAAACATTGGAAAATAATCGATGCGTCAAAACCTAAACAAGAAGTACATGAAGAAATTATGAAAACATTTTCAAAGAAAATAGGACTATGA
- a CDS encoding HD domain-containing protein yields MIDPIHDFIRVYDHELSIIDNPIFQRLRRIRQLSGAHLTYPAAQHTRFEHSLGVMHIASQAGHTLNEKGFLKSDDIEILRLAGLLHDIGHGPFSHLFEEIIQEKKISHEDFGKEIILKSEIGDILTKNGFDKKLVTKIAFGDSKFQYLNEIVSGALSADMMDYLLRDGYFTGAEHAKIDHKRITQSLDVNKKKLALERSALYSFESMMHSRYQMFKAVYFHKTVRAAEVMLLEALRSSDDEFGFSTFSIDEFIQLTDEYILSSLISSKSSKLKRARKFAQDYQNRKLLKCVFESILTSRKNLKKTKTNELRTIISKKSKVSENEIFVDSSVTPSIPLAPSKNESKSVILITNENGKSSAKEMPISEIPVVSAISGFMNILRIYTSQKNRKKVEIAAKSIIGELE; encoded by the coding sequence ATAATAGATCCGATTCATGATTTTATACGAGTATATGACCATGAATTATCCATAATTGATAATCCGATTTTTCAGAGATTAAGAAGAATAAGACAACTATCTGGAGCTCATCTAACATACCCTGCTGCTCAGCATACAAGATTCGAACACTCTCTTGGAGTTATGCATATTGCAAGTCAGGCAGGTCACACATTAAATGAGAAAGGATTTCTCAAATCTGATGATATTGAGATCCTACGATTAGCAGGTCTTTTACATGATATTGGTCATGGACCATTTTCACATTTATTTGAAGAGATAATTCAAGAAAAGAAAATCTCTCATGAAGATTTTGGCAAAGAGATTATTTTAAAATCTGAAATTGGTGACATCTTGACAAAAAATGGATTTGATAAAAAACTTGTAACAAAAATTGCGTTTGGTGATTCAAAATTTCAATACCTAAACGAAATTGTTTCAGGCGCTCTTAGTGCAGATATGATGGATTATTTACTTAGAGATGGATATTTTACAGGAGCAGAACATGCAAAAATTGATCATAAAAGAATTACACAATCCCTTGATGTTAATAAAAAGAAACTTGCCTTAGAACGTTCAGCATTGTACTCTTTTGAATCAATGATGCATTCAAGATATCAAATGTTCAAAGCAGTTTATTTTCATAAGACCGTCAGAGCAGCTGAAGTTATGTTACTTGAGGCATTAAGATCTTCAGATGATGAATTTGGATTTTCCACTTTTAGCATAGATGAATTTATCCAACTAACAGACGAATACATTCTTTCTAGTTTAATATCATCAAAATCTTCTAAATTGAAACGAGCAAGAAAATTTGCACAAGACTACCAAAATAGAAAATTGTTAAAATGTGTATTTGAGAGTATTCTAACAAGTAGAAAAAATCTAAAGAAAACAAAAACAAACGAACTAAGAACTATCATTTCTAAAAAATCCAAAGTTTCAGAAAATGAGATTTTTGTTGATAGCTCAGTTACACCTTCAATTCCACTTGCACCATCCAAAAATGAATCAAAATCTGTTATTCTGATCACAAACGAGAACGGAAAATCTTCTGCAAAAGAGATGCCTATATCAGAAATTCCTGTTGTTTCTGCTATTTCGGGATTCATGAACATTCTTAGAATCTATACCTCTCAAAAGAACAGAAAAAAAGTTGAAATTGCCGCAAAATCCATCATTGGTGAACTAGAATGA